One region of Salvelinus namaycush isolate Seneca chromosome 3, SaNama_1.0, whole genome shotgun sequence genomic DNA includes:
- the LOC120043727 gene encoding cell wall protein DAN4-like — translation MDGASPTDSITTTVAAVDGASPTDSTISTVAVDGASPTDSITTVAVDGASPTDSITVAAVDGASPTDSITTTVAAVDGASPTDSITKTVAAVEGASPTDSITKTVAAVEGASPTDSITKTVAAVDGASPTDSTISTVAVDGASPTDSTTSTVAVDGASPTDSITSVAVDGASPTDSITSVAVDGASPTDSTTTITTVAVDGASPTDSTTTITTVAVDGASPTDSTTSTVAVDGASPTDSTTTTVAVDGASPTDSTTTTAVDGASPTDSTTSTAVDGASPTDSTTSTAVDGASPTDSTTSTVAVDGASPTDSTTSTVAVDGASPTDSTTVAVDGASPTDSITSTVAVDGASPTDSTTTTVAVDGASPTDSITSTVAVDGASPTDSTISTVAVDGASPTDSTTVAVDGASHHAGLSLHGGAESIQTHSAGLSSP, via the exons ATGGATGGAGCTAGTCCAACTGACTCAATAACAACAACAGTAGCAGCTGTGGATGGGGCTAGTCCAACTGACTCAACAATATCAACAGTAGCTGTGGATGGAGCTAGTCCAACTGACtcaataacaacagtagctgtggATGGAGCTAGTCCAACTGACTCAATAACAGTAGCAGCTGTGGATGGAGCTAGTCCAACTGACTCAATAACAACAACAGTAGCAGCTGTGGATGGAGCTAGTCCAACTGACTCAATAACAAAAACAGTAGCAGCTGTGGAGGGAGCTAGTCCAACTGACTCAATAACAAAAACAGTAGCAGCTGTGGAGGGAGCTAGTCCAACTGACTCAATAACAAAAACAGTAGCAGCTGTGGATGGAGCTAGTCCAACTGACTCAACAATATCAACAGTAGCTGTGGATGGAGCTAGTCCAACTGACTCAACAACATCAACAGTAGCTGTGGATGGAGCAAGTCCAACTGACTCAATAACATCAGTAGCTGTGGATGGAGCTAGTCCAACTGACTCAATAACATCAGTAGCTGTGGATGGAGCTAGTCCAACTgactcaacaacaacaataacaacagtagctgtggATGGAGCTAGTCCAACTgactcaacaacaacaataacaacagtagctgtggATGGAGCTAGTCCAACTGACTCAACAACATCAACAGTAGCTGTGGATGGAGCTAGTCCAACtgactcaacaacaacaacagtagctGTGGATGGAGCTAGTCCAACtgactcaacaacaacaacagctgtgGATGGAGCTAGTCCAACTGACTCAACAACATCAACAGCTGTGGATGGAGCTAGTCCAACTGACTCAACAACATCAACAGCTGTGGATGGAGCTAGTCCAACTGACTCAACAACATCAACAGTAGCTGTGGATGGAGCTAGTCCAACTGACTCAACAAC ATCAACAGTAGCTGTGGATGGAGCTAGTCCAACTGACTCAACAACAGTAGCTGTGGATGGAGCTAGTCCAACTGACTCAATAACATCAACAGTAGCTGTGGATGGAGCTAGTCCAACtgactcaacaacaacaacagtagctGTGGATGGAGCTAGTCCAACTGACTCAATAACATCAACAGTAGCTGTGGATGGAGCTAGTCCAACTGACTCAACAATATCAACAGTAGCTGTGGATGGAGCTAGTCCAACTGACTCAACAACAGTAGCTGTGGATGGAGCTAGTCATCATGCTGGTCTCTCACTGCATGGAGGAGCAGAATCCATCCAGACTCACTCTGCTGGTCTGTCCAGTCCCTGa